A single Oncorhynchus nerka isolate Pitt River linkage group LG10, Oner_Uvic_2.0, whole genome shotgun sequence DNA region contains:
- the LOC115135297 gene encoding homeobox protein EMX2-like, giving the protein MFQPTPKRCFTIESLVAKDNPLPVSRSEEPIRPAALSYANSSQMNPFLNGFHSSGRGVYSNPDLVFAEAVSHQNNSGVPVHSVPPPHALAHPLSSSHSPHHLFASQQRDPSTFYPWLIHRYRYLGHRFQGNETSPESFLLHNALARKPKRIRTAFSPSQLLRLEHAFEKNHYVVGAERKQLAHTLSLTETQVKVWFQNRRTKFKRQKLEEEGSDSQQKKKGTHHINRWRLATKQGSGSPEEIDVTSDD; this is encoded by the exons ATGTTTCAACCTACACCGAAGAGGTGTTTTACTATAGAATCGTTGGTAGCGAAGGATAATCCTCTACCAGTGTCGAGGTCTGAGGAGCCCATACGACCAGCAGCTCTGAGCTATGCAAACTCCAGCCAGATGAATCCATTTCTGAACGGGTTTCATTCCAGCGGCAGGGGCGTCTACTCTAATCCGGACTTGGTGTTCGCTGAGGCGGTCTCACATCAGAACAACTCCGGTGTCCCAGTTCATTCGGTACCACCTCCACACGCGTTGGCTCACCCACTTTCATCCTCACACAGTCCGCACCATCTTTTTGCCAGCCAGCAAAGGGACCCCTCAACTTTTTACCCATGGCTAATACATAGATATAGGTACTTGGGTCACAGATTCCAAG GTAACGAAACAAGCCCGGAGAGCTTCCTTTTGCACAATGCACTGGCCAGAAAGCCCAAAAGAATTCGGACAGCTTTTTCCCCTTCCCAACTTCTGCGGCTTGAGCACGCATTTGAAAAAAACCATTACGTCGTAGGTGCCGAACGAAAACAGCTTGCGCACACCCTTAGCCTCACAGAAACTCAG GTAAAAGTGTGGTTTCAGAACCGAAGAACCAAGTTCAAGCGTCAAAAGTTGGAGGAGGAGGGTTCAGATTCGCAACAGAAGAAGAAGGGGACCCATCACATAAACCGATGGAGACTCGCAACTAAACAAGGATCGGGAAGCCCGGAGGAAATTGATGTAACTTCAGACGATTAA